Proteins from one Patagioenas fasciata isolate bPatFas1 chromosome 6, bPatFas1.hap1, whole genome shotgun sequence genomic window:
- the CDC7 gene encoding cell division cycle 7-related protein kinase isoform X1: protein METVLKPHCDEQHPHQAADVHGKQEQNSKLSAGIKKDIEKLYEAVPQLVNVFKIKEKIGEGTFSSVYLATAQLQTGHEEKMALKHLIPTSHPLRIAAELQCLTVAGGQDNVMGVKYCFRKNDHVVIVMPYLEHESFLDILNSLSFEEVREYMFNLFKALRRIHHFGIVHRDVKPSNFLYNRRLKEYALVDFGLAQGTPDTKIELLKTAHSEEQQGSYSQNNPSTASASGVSVSVAAPKQAAQQSASKAAEKRPSSLSKVPTRPGRAGKEDSVHPSVQRSVFGERNFNVYSSTYQENSNTKLIKQSKMIDVSSRKLITKKKIVSTKTLSNGAARKAASGCPSNLTCDCYATDRVCSVCLSRCQQVAPRAGTPGFRAPEVLTKCPTQTTAIDMWSAGIVFLSLLSGRYPFYKASDDLTALAQIMTVRGSRETIQAAKTFGKSVLCTQVVPAQNLRTLCEKLRGTNSSCRRPQGEVPSKSVNDSALPVAADKPCAPETLRKQIQHLKSLQEGDGALEMKATDMKGWDQVPDEAYDLLDKLLDLNPATRITAKEALLHPFFKDMRL from the exons atGGAGACCGTGTTGAAGCCTCACTGTGATGAGCAGCACCCTCACCAGGCTGCAGACGTCCATGGGAAGCAGGAGCAGAACAGCAAGCTCTCCG CAGGAATAAAAAAAGATATTGAAAAACTTTATGAAGCAGTGCCACAGCTTGTAAATGTGttcaaaattaaggaaaaaattgGAGAag GTACTTTTAGTTCTGTTTACTTGGCCACAGCACAACTACAAACAGGACACGAGGAAAAAATGGCTCTGAAACACTTGATTCCAACCAGCCACCCTCTGCGCATTGCTGCTGAACTTCAGTGCCTCACAGTAGCAGG GGGACAAGATAACGTTATGGGAGTTAAATATTGCTTTAGGAAAAATGATCATGTGGTTATCGTTATGCCGTATCTGGAACATGAATCCTTCTTG GACATTTTGAATTCTCTTTCCTTCGAAGAAGTGAGGGAAtacatgtttaatctgtttaaagcACTGAGGCGCATTCATCACTTCGGTATTGTTCACCGTGACGTCAAGCCCAGTAACTTTCTCTACAACAGGCGGCTAAAAGA GTATGCCTTAGTAGATTTTGGCTTGGCACAAGGAACCCCTGATACGAAAATTGAGCTTCTCAAAACTGCTCACTCTGAAGAGCAGCAGGGAAGTTATTCGCAGAATAATCCCAGCACAGCCTCGGCCAGTGGGGTTTCTGTCAGTGTCGCGGCACCGAAACAGGCAGCTCAGCAGTCGGCCTCCAAAGCAGCGGAGAAAAGGCCCAGCTCACTGTCCAAAGTTCCGACGAGACCAGGaagagcaggaaag GAGGATTCTGTGCACCCTTCTGTCCAGCGCTCTGTCTTCGGAGAGAGGAATTTCAATGTCTATAGTTCCACATACCAGGAGAACTCGAATACAAAA CTCATAAAACAATCCAAGATGATAGACGTTTCATCTAGGAAGTTAATAACAAAGAAGAAGATTGTTTCTACCAAAACACTGAGCAACGGGGCAGCCAGGAAAGCTGCCAGTGGTTGTCCCTCAAACCTGACCTGTGACTGTTACGCAACGGACAGAGTTTGCAGTGTTTGCCTTTCAAG GTGTCAGCAAGTTgctcccagagcaggaacacctggattcAGAGCACCAGAAGTGTTAACAAAGTGTCCCACTCAGACCACAG CAATTGACATGTGGTCTGCAGGAATTGTATTCCTCTCTCTGCTCAGTGGACGGTATCCGTTTTACAAAGCAAGTGATGATTTAACTGCTTTGGCACAAATCATGACAGTTCGTGGATCCAGAGAAACCATTCAGGCTGCCAAAACTTTTG GTAAATCGGTTCTGTGTACCCAAGTTGTCCCAGCACAAAACTTAAGAACCCTCTGTGAGAAGCTGAGAGGAAccaacagcagctgcaggagaCCCCAGGGTGAAGTGCCCAGCAAGTCTGTAAATGACTCAGCTTTGCCAGTTGCAGCAGACAAACCGTGTGCTCCTGAGACACTCAGAAAACAAATTCAACACCTAAAGAGCCTTCAGGAAGGTGACGGTGCTTTGGAAATGAAGGCAACAGACATGAAAGGATGGGATCAGGTTCCTGATGAAGCATATGACCTGCTTGATAAGCTACTAGACTTAAACCCTGCAACAAGGATAACTGCAAAAGAGGCTTTGCTGCATCCTTTTTTTAAAGACATGAGACTCTGA
- the CDC7 gene encoding cell division cycle 7-related protein kinase isoform X2 translates to METVLKPHCDEQHPHQAADVHGKQEQNSKLSGIKKDIEKLYEAVPQLVNVFKIKEKIGEGTFSSVYLATAQLQTGHEEKMALKHLIPTSHPLRIAAELQCLTVAGGQDNVMGVKYCFRKNDHVVIVMPYLEHESFLDILNSLSFEEVREYMFNLFKALRRIHHFGIVHRDVKPSNFLYNRRLKEYALVDFGLAQGTPDTKIELLKTAHSEEQQGSYSQNNPSTASASGVSVSVAAPKQAAQQSASKAAEKRPSSLSKVPTRPGRAGKEDSVHPSVQRSVFGERNFNVYSSTYQENSNTKLIKQSKMIDVSSRKLITKKKIVSTKTLSNGAARKAASGCPSNLTCDCYATDRVCSVCLSRCQQVAPRAGTPGFRAPEVLTKCPTQTTAIDMWSAGIVFLSLLSGRYPFYKASDDLTALAQIMTVRGSRETIQAAKTFGKSVLCTQVVPAQNLRTLCEKLRGTNSSCRRPQGEVPSKSVNDSALPVAADKPCAPETLRKQIQHLKSLQEGDGALEMKATDMKGWDQVPDEAYDLLDKLLDLNPATRITAKEALLHPFFKDMRL, encoded by the exons atGGAGACCGTGTTGAAGCCTCACTGTGATGAGCAGCACCCTCACCAGGCTGCAGACGTCCATGGGAAGCAGGAGCAGAACAGCAAGCTCTCCG GAATAAAAAAAGATATTGAAAAACTTTATGAAGCAGTGCCACAGCTTGTAAATGTGttcaaaattaaggaaaaaattgGAGAag GTACTTTTAGTTCTGTTTACTTGGCCACAGCACAACTACAAACAGGACACGAGGAAAAAATGGCTCTGAAACACTTGATTCCAACCAGCCACCCTCTGCGCATTGCTGCTGAACTTCAGTGCCTCACAGTAGCAGG GGGACAAGATAACGTTATGGGAGTTAAATATTGCTTTAGGAAAAATGATCATGTGGTTATCGTTATGCCGTATCTGGAACATGAATCCTTCTTG GACATTTTGAATTCTCTTTCCTTCGAAGAAGTGAGGGAAtacatgtttaatctgtttaaagcACTGAGGCGCATTCATCACTTCGGTATTGTTCACCGTGACGTCAAGCCCAGTAACTTTCTCTACAACAGGCGGCTAAAAGA GTATGCCTTAGTAGATTTTGGCTTGGCACAAGGAACCCCTGATACGAAAATTGAGCTTCTCAAAACTGCTCACTCTGAAGAGCAGCAGGGAAGTTATTCGCAGAATAATCCCAGCACAGCCTCGGCCAGTGGGGTTTCTGTCAGTGTCGCGGCACCGAAACAGGCAGCTCAGCAGTCGGCCTCCAAAGCAGCGGAGAAAAGGCCCAGCTCACTGTCCAAAGTTCCGACGAGACCAGGaagagcaggaaag GAGGATTCTGTGCACCCTTCTGTCCAGCGCTCTGTCTTCGGAGAGAGGAATTTCAATGTCTATAGTTCCACATACCAGGAGAACTCGAATACAAAA CTCATAAAACAATCCAAGATGATAGACGTTTCATCTAGGAAGTTAATAACAAAGAAGAAGATTGTTTCTACCAAAACACTGAGCAACGGGGCAGCCAGGAAAGCTGCCAGTGGTTGTCCCTCAAACCTGACCTGTGACTGTTACGCAACGGACAGAGTTTGCAGTGTTTGCCTTTCAAG GTGTCAGCAAGTTgctcccagagcaggaacacctggattcAGAGCACCAGAAGTGTTAACAAAGTGTCCCACTCAGACCACAG CAATTGACATGTGGTCTGCAGGAATTGTATTCCTCTCTCTGCTCAGTGGACGGTATCCGTTTTACAAAGCAAGTGATGATTTAACTGCTTTGGCACAAATCATGACAGTTCGTGGATCCAGAGAAACCATTCAGGCTGCCAAAACTTTTG GTAAATCGGTTCTGTGTACCCAAGTTGTCCCAGCACAAAACTTAAGAACCCTCTGTGAGAAGCTGAGAGGAAccaacagcagctgcaggagaCCCCAGGGTGAAGTGCCCAGCAAGTCTGTAAATGACTCAGCTTTGCCAGTTGCAGCAGACAAACCGTGTGCTCCTGAGACACTCAGAAAACAAATTCAACACCTAAAGAGCCTTCAGGAAGGTGACGGTGCTTTGGAAATGAAGGCAACAGACATGAAAGGATGGGATCAGGTTCCTGATGAAGCATATGACCTGCTTGATAAGCTACTAGACTTAAACCCTGCAACAAGGATAACTGCAAAAGAGGCTTTGCTGCATCCTTTTTTTAAAGACATGAGACTCTGA